A stretch of Xenopus laevis strain J_2021 chromosome 8S, Xenopus_laevis_v10.1, whole genome shotgun sequence DNA encodes these proteins:
- the LOC108716947 gene encoding lamina-associated polypeptide 2-like has protein sequence MDQPGSGKGSQPKGPSLHMSTELQKGEPTLSKKAASATDPVASADPQPSGAPQLDALVSIIKQAVVQGMQEATASTSGVQRKAKRVRDLPYESLSDVSDEELYSPGDAHSELSEEGEVFSEEEIAFDPTAIENLVKAVRKTLCLSEELPKSSSADKFFPSVRKRQVTFPVHDSIKEIISSEWKRTEKKFVIQGKFAKKYPVEESFSKLWDNPPKVDAAVVRLARKTTLPVDDAAAFRDPMEKRIETNLKKTFIAAGATCRPAVAMTSTSRAMKVWLNNLEDAISSNVKRSGLREMLSELKLAVDFMTDTSLDLVHLASRTMALSVSSRRALWLKPWLADSASKGNLCQLPFEGEMLFGEKLDSIIKKASGGKSVFLPQEKRFRRQGGRPSSPINRSFRGSRQPRYGRTAGRQTNWKPTRGESRPPNRRSSTFSSSHTEKKQ, from the exons ATGGATCAGCCTGGCTCTGGAAAAGGATCTCAGCCCAAAGGTCCTAG cctacatatgtcaactgaattgcagaaaggggaGCCTACTCTCTCAAAGAAAGCGGCTTCAGCTACGGACCCAGTAGCGTCTGCAGACCCTCAGCCTTCAGGAGCCCCACAATTGGATGCTCTGGTCTCCATCATCAAGCAAGCTGTAGTACAAGGCATGCAAGAGGCTACTGCTTCTACCTCTGGGGTACAGAGGAAAGCTAAGAGGGTCAGAGATTTGCCATATGAGTCTCTATCGGATGTGTCAGATGAAGAATTGTATTCTCCAGGGGACGCACATTCAGAACTCTCAGAGGAGGGAGAAGTGTTTTCTGAGGAAGAGATTGCATTTGATCCTACAGCGATAGAGAATCTGGTAAAGGCAGTAAGGAAGACGCTATGTCTTTCGGAAGAGCTACCTAAGTCTAGTTCAGCAGATAAATTCTTCCCATCGGTCAGGAAAAGACAGGTGACTTTCCCGGTGCATGATTCAATTAAGGAAATCATCAGCTCTGAAtggaagagaacagagaaaaagtttgttaTCCAGGGGAAGTTTGCAAAAAAGTATCCGGTGGAGGAGTCTTTCTCTAAATTGTGGGACAATCCGCCTAAAGTCGACGCTGCGGTGGTAAGGTTGGCAAGAAAGACgacgctgccagtggatgatgcagcagCTTTCCGTGATCCAATGGAGAAACGGATCGAAACCAACCTCAAGAAGACGTTTATAGCGGCAGGAGCAACTTGTAGACCGGCAGTAGCTATGACCTCCACATCAAGAGCTATGAAGGTGTGGTTGAATAACCTGGAAGATGCCATTTCTTCTAATGTCAAAAGGTCTGGGTTACGTGAAATGTTGTCTGAATTGAAACTAGCGGTGGATTTCATGACAGATACCTCTCTAGATCTGGTACATCTAGCTTCAAGAACTATGGCACTTTCGGTGTCCTCAAGAAGGGCTTTGTGGTTGAAGCCATGGCTGGCGGATTCAGCCTCTAAGGGGAATTTATGTCAGTTGCCGTTTGAGGGAGAGATGCTCTTCGGTGAGAAACTCGATTCCATCATTAAGAAAGCTTCCGGGGGCAAGAGTGTATTTTTGCCGCAGGAGAAGAGATTCAGGCGTCAAGGGGGGAGGCCTAGTTCCCCCATTAACAGGTCCTTTCGGGGTTCAAGACAGCCTAGATATGGAAGGACTGCCGGAAGACAGACGAATTGGAAGCCCACAAGGGGGGAAAGTAGGCCTCCCAATAGGAGAAGTTCTACTTTCAGCTCAAGCCATACGGAGAAGAAgcaatga